A segment of the Phalacrocorax aristotelis unplaced genomic scaffold, bGulAri2.1 scaffold_192, whole genome shotgun sequence genome:
GCAGCTGGGAAGCACTGCCATCACTCCGCTCCAGAGTgaacacacaccccccccacacacacaccccctccacGCAGGAGCTTCCCAGTGTGTGGGAGGTGGCGGCTGCCCCCATCGCTCCGCTCCAGAGTGAACACCcagggcgcggcggcgggggggggggggggggcggggggggaggcgCAGGCAGGCGCCAACCGCAGCGTTGGCATCATTCCGCTCCAGAGTGAACGAGGTGCCAgggaaacaccccccccccccttgggACCGGCGCTGCTGAGTCAGCGTCTGCCTGAGACCCAGGCGCGGGGgtccccccaaaacccacccccccccaacacCGGGgtccccccaaaacccacccccCAACACCTGGGtccccttttctcccccccccccccccccccagaagCTGCCCGGGCCAAGGACCCCTTCAACTATGGTGAGATTTGGGGGCGCTGGGGGGATTTTGGGGGGACCGGGGGGGCTCCGGGGGGACGTGGGTGTGTTGGGGGACTGGGGAGGgattttgggggggttgggggggatttgggggtccggggggggtttggggggatACTTAGGGGTTCAGATGGGTGTTTGGGGGTGCCGGggagggggttttggggtgcagggggataTTTGGGGGTTCAGGGGGGATGTTTGGGGTTcagggggggtttgggggcttggggtgccggggagggggttttggggtgcaggggggatATTTGGGGGTTCAGGGGGATATTTGGGGGTTcagggggggtttgggggcttgggggtgccggggagggggttttggggtgcaggggggatATTTGGGGGTTCAGGGGGGATGTTTGGGGGTTcagggggggtttgggggcttgggggtgccggggagggggttttggggtgcaggggggatATTTGGGGGTTCAGGGGGATGTTTGGGGGTTcagggggggtttgggggcttggggtgccggggagggggttttggggtgcaggggggatatttgggggtgcaggggggatATTTGGGGGTTcagggggggtttgggggcttggggtgccggggaggggggttttggggtgcaggggggatATTTGGGGGTTcgggggggttttggggtttgggggtgccggggagggggttttggggtgcagggggggaTATTTGGGGGTTCAGGGGGGGTTGGGGCTTGGGGGTGCCGGggagggggttttggggtgcagggggggaTATTTGGGGGGGTCTCCGTCCCCCAGACTACGAGACGCTGCGGCTGGCGGGGCTGGTCCTGGCCATCGCCATGTTTGTCCTCGGGGTCCTCATCGCCCTCAGTGAgtccccccaaaaccccccccgctgcaccccaaaacccccccgcaccccaaaacaccccctgctgcaccccaaaTATCCCGCTGGTGACCCCCAAAgtcagccccagccctcccaaaTACCCCCCCCGTACCCCTCCGTACCCCCAAATCTCTGAACCCCAAACTCTCTGGGTACCCCCAAAGTCAGATCCAGCCCCCCCTTTCAAAATCCCCACCCTAGGACCCCCCAAAAATCCCCTCTGGGACCCCCAAATgccccctgggacccccagatccccccctgggacccccaaatccctgccccaaatcccccaaatccccccggtacccccaaatcccccagatcccccctgggacccccaaatccctgcccCAAATCCCCCAAATCCCCCGGTACCCCAAATCCCCCAGAtcccccctgggacccccaaatccctgccccaaatcccccaaatcccccctggggcccccaaatccctgcccaagACCCCCCAGAtcccccctgggacccccaaaTCCTtaccccaaaccccccaaatcccccctgggacccccaaatccctgcccCAAATCCCCCAGTtcccccctgggacccccaaatccctgcccCAAATCCCCCAAATCCCCCCTGGGGGCCCCAAATCCCTGCCCCAgacccccccaaatccccccgggacccccaaaTCCTtaccccaaaccccccaaatcccccctgggaccccccaaatccctgcccCAAATCCCCCAGTtcccccctgggacccccaaaccccccagatcccccctgggacccccaaatccctgcccCAAATCCCCCAGAtcccccctgggacccccaaatccctgcccCAGACCCCCCAGATTGCCTCAGCACCCCCAAAAATACCCCCCTGAGACCCTCCAAATTTCCCCAGGACCCCCAAAACCCCTACCcaagccgccccccccccaattgccccagcacctcccaaaTCCTCCCTGGGACCCCCTAAATCcacccagggacccccaaaTCCCCTCTTTGCACCCCAAAATCCTCTGGGACCCCACAAAATCATCCTGGGACCCCACAAAACCCCCCCTTTACACCCCAAAATCCTCCCTGGGatccccccaggacccccccccaaccccccccacccccccccaagtTGTGGGTTCCCCCGATTTTGGGgtcacgcccccccccccccccattttctGCCCCCCCAGGTAAGAAGTTCAAGTGCAAAAAGGCGGAGCCCAGGTGAGACACCTCcaaacccccccccaaaatttggggacccccccccatGGGACTTCCCTGAGACCCCCACCCATGGGAACCCCATATTGAGGCCCCCCCCGGACCCCTTACATTGGGGGCCCCCCATATTGATCCCCCCCCCGGACCCCTTATATTGGGGACCCCCCCCATATTGAGGACCCCCATATTggggtccccccacccctcagcccccccaCCAGATCAggtctcccccccccccacccccaggcccCCCCAACATCACCCCAATATTGGGGACCGCCCAAATTGGGGGGACCCCCCCCTTGACCCCCCCATCCACACAGCCCCCCGGACCCCCGGCAGCCGGCCAAGACCCCCAGTAAGTTTGGGGGGGTCGGGAGGATTTTGGGGGggtcttggggtggggggaaatgtGGGGGTTCCAGGGGGGGGCTTCGGGGGGATTTTGGGGGGTCGAGTGGATTtgggggggcttggggggagtggggggttCGAGTGGATTTGGGGGGGCTTCGGGGGAGTGGGGGGGTCGAGTGGATTtggggggcttggggggagtgggggggtcGAGTGGTTTtgggggggcttgggggggagtgggggggtcgagtggatttgggggggcttgagggggagtgggggggtcgagtggatttgggggggcttgggggggagtgggggggggtggagtggatttgggggggcttggggggggtctgggggggtcgagtggatttgggggggcttgggggggagtggggggggtgGAGTGGATttggggggcttgggggggtctgggggggtcgagtggatttgggggggcttgggggggagTAGGGGGGTCGAGTGGATTtgggggggcttgggggggtctgggggggtcGAGTGGATTTGGGGGGCCcgggggaggctgggaggggggtgTCAGATGAATTGGGGGGGGGCCGGGACCCCCGCCCgaatctctctctttttcccaaCAGCCCCCGCGGCCACAGCGTAGCCACGCCCCCTTGCCGAGAGCCACGCCCCCTCGCCGAGAGCCACGCCCCCtcccggacgcctgggtccccccggTGCATGCAGCCCCCCCCACCAgctgaggggggggggggaaattcGGGGTCCCCCCCCCACGGAGCCAAGGACCCCCCGAAATGGGGGGAACCCCCCCCTTAAGGAATCACCTCTGAAGAGCCGGGGCGGCCCCTAAACCCCCCCAAAAACTGGGGACCCCCCCATGAGCCCCACCCCAAATAAGGGggggaccccccccaaaaaaagcacCTTTCACACTTGGGGACCCCCCCAAAGCCACGGGACCCTCCCCCACCATGGGGGTCCCCAAAAACTGGGCCCCCCCAAAAATTGGGGGGCCCCCCCCATGAGTCCACCCCCCCAACAAGAGGGAGGACGCCTCCCCTGAAATCGGGGGTGCCCCCCCCAAACAAGGACGGGGGAACCCCCCAATTTGGGACCCTCCCCAAAAAGAtgcccccccccaaaatccccccccccccaattaaGGGACCTCCAGAATTGGGGgatcctccccccccccccccccaaaataggGAATCCCTAAAGTGGGAGGGGCCTGGAATTGGGGGGGGGAccctgggtggggggaggggaggtttTTGGGGTCCCACCCCGGGTTTGGGGGGACCCCTCCAaactcctcccccccccccccccccgcacatGGAAATAAAGGAGATGTTTCGTACCCGCCGCTGGGGGGCGCTGATGGGGGGCGGGGCTATGGGGGACCCCGGCatggggggctataggggacccatGGGTCCGGGGCTATGGGGGACCCCGGCatgggggggctataggggacccatGGGTCcggggctataggggaccccGGCATGGGGGGGCTATGGGGGACCCATGGGTCcggggctataggggaccccGGCatggggggctataggggacccatGGGTCCGGGGCTATGGGGGACCCCGGCATGGGGGGGCTATGGGGGACCCATGGGTCCGGGGCTATGGGGGACCCCGGCATGGGGGGGCTATGGGGGACCCATGGGTCCGGGGCTATGGGGGACCCCGGCATGGGGGGCTATGGGGACCCATGGGTCCGGGGCTATGGGGGACCCCGGCatgggggggctataggggacccatGGGTCcggggctataggggaccccGGCATGGGGGGGCTATGGGGGACCCATGGGTCCGGGGCTATGGGGGACCCCGGCATGGGGGGCTATGGGGGACCCATGGGTCCGGGGCTATGGGGGACCCCGGCatggggggctataggggacccatGGGTCCGGGGCTATGGGGGATCCCGGCATGGGGGGCTATGGGGGACCCATGGGTCCGGGCCTATAGGGGACCCCGGCatggggggctataggggacccatGGGTCtggggctataggggaccccGGCatggggggctataggggacccatGGGTCCGGGGCTATGGGGGACCCCGGCAAtgggggctataggggaccctGGCACTGGGGGCTATAAGGGTTCACAGCATtgggggctataggggacccaggcatctgggCCTATAGGGGACTCTGTCATTTTTTATCTATGTATACTGGTCATGaggggctataggggacccagGGGTCCGGGGCTATGGTGGACCCCGGTATGGGGGGGCTATGGGGGACCCATGGGTCCGGGGCTATGGGGGACCCCGGCatggggggctataggggacccatGGGTCcggggctataggggaccccGGCATGGGGGGCTATGGGGGACCCATGGGTCCGGGGCTATGGGGGACCCCGGCATGGGGGGCTATGGGGGACCCATGGGTCcggggctataggggaccccGGCATGGGGGGCTATGGGGGACCCATGGGTCCGGGGCTATGGGGGACCCCGGCATGGGGGGCTATGGGGGACCCATGGGTCCGGGGCTATGGGGGACCCCGGCATGGGGGGCTATGGGGGACCCATGGGTCCGGGGCTATGGGGGACCCCGGCATGGGGGGCTATGGGGGACCCATGGGTCCGGGGCTATGGGGGACCCCGGCatggggggctataggggacccatGGGTCcggggctataggggaccccGGCATGGGGGGCTATGGGGGACCCATGGGTCCGGGGCTATGGGGGACCCCGGCATGGGGGGGCTATGGGGGACCCATGGGTCCGGGGCTATGGGGGACCCCGGCatggggggctataggggacccatGGGTCCGGGGCTATGGGGGATCCCGGCATGGGGGGCTATGGGGGACCCATGGGTCCGGGCCTATAGGGGACCCCGGCatggggggctataggggacccatGGGTCtggggctataggggaccccGGCatggggggctataggggacccatGGGTCCGGGGGCTATGGGGGACCCCGGCatggggggctataggggaccctGGCACTGGGGCTATAAGGGTTCACAGCATtgggggctataggggacccaggcatctgggCCTATAGGGGACTCTGTCATGaggggctataggggacccagGGGTCCGGGGCTATGGTGGACCCCGGTATGGGGGGGCTATGGGGGACCCATGGGTCCGGGGCTATGGGGGACCCCGGCCatggggggctataggggacccatGGGTCCGGGGCTATAGGGGGACCCCGGCATGGGGGGCTATGGGGGACCCATGGGTCCGGGGCTATGGGGGACCCCGGCATGGGGGGCTATGGGGGACCCATGGGTCCGGGGCTATAGGGGGACCCCGGCATGGGGGGCTATGGGGGACCCATGGGTCCGGGGCTATGGGGGACCCCGGCatggggggctataggggacccatGGGTCCGGGGCTATGGGGGGACCCCGGCatggggggctataggggacccatGGGTCCGGGGCTATGGGGGACCCCGGCatgggggggctatagggggaCCCATGGGTCCGGGGGCTATGGGGGACCCCGGCATGGGGGGCTATGGGGGACCCATGGGTCCGGGGCTATGGGGGACCCCGGCATGGGGGGCTATGGGGGACCATGGGTCCGGAGCTATGGGGGACCCCGGCATGGGGGGGCTATGGGGGGACCCATGGGTCCGGGGCTATGGGGGACCCCGGCATGGGGGGCTATAGGGGGACCCATGGGTCcggggctataggggaccccGGCATGGGGGGGCTATGGGGGGACCCATGGGTCCGGGGCTATGGGGGACCCCGGCATGGGGGGCTATGGGGGACCCATGGGTCcggggctataggggaccccGGCATGGGGGGCTATGGGGGACCCATGGGTCCGGGGGCTATGGGGGACCCCGGCATGGGGGGCTATGGGGGACCCATGGGTCCGGGGCTATGGGGGACCCCGGCatgggggggctatagggggaCCCATGGGTCCGGGGCTATGGGGGACCCCGGCatgggggggctataggggacccatGGGTCcggggctataggggaccccGGCatggggggctataggggacccatGGGTCTGCGGCTATAGGGGACCCCGGCatggggggctataggggacccatGGGTCCcggggctataggggaccccGGCATGGGGGGCTATGGGGGACCCATGGGTCCGGGGCTATGGGGGACCCCGGCatgggggggctataggggaccctGGCACTGGGGCTATAAGGGTTCACAGCATtgggggctataggggacccaggcatctgggCCTATAGGGGACCCTGTCATGaggggctataggggacccaggggtccagggctataggggaccctGTTGTCTGGGTCTATAGGGGACTCTGGCATTcgggggctataggggaccctGTCATGGGGGGGAGCTATAGGGCACCTAGTTGCCTGGGGCTATAGGGGCAACGCAGGCGTCCGCTGCTATAGGGGACCATGGCACTGGGCCTATAAGGGTCCCCAGCATCGGGGGCTATAGGGTACTCTGGTACtggggctataggggacccaggcatccaggcCTATAGGGGATCCCATCAaggggggggctataggggacccatCTGTCCAGTGCTATAGGGGACCCAGGGGTCCAGGCAAGGGGGAACCCAGGCGTAGTGTTCCCCAGGCTATAGGGGACCCTAGGCTATAGGGGACCCCAGGCTATAGGGGACCCCAGCATCAGGGGCtacaggggggacccaggcatctgggACTATGGGGGGGTGACCAGGCAATAAGGGCTATAGGGGGGACCCTGACATACGGGCCTATAGGGGACACAGGTGTCCGGGTCTATAGGGGACCCAGGCATTCGGGGTAACTGGGGAATAAGGCTTCTGGGCCTATAGGGGACCCAGGTGTCAATATGGGGGGAACCAGAGCGTCCACGGCTATAGGGGACCCGGGCGTtcagggctataggggaccAAGGCGtcagggctataggggacccggGTGgcagggctataggggacccggGCAgcagggctataggggacccaggcgttcagggctataggggacccggGCGgcagggctataggggacccggCGTtcagggctataggggacccaggcgttcaggggctataggggacccaggcgtcagggctataggggacccggGCGgcagggctataggggacccggGCAgcagggctataggggacccaggcgttcagggctataggggacccaggcgttcaGAGCTATAGGGGACCCGGGCGgcagggctataggggacccaggcggcagggctataggggacccggGCGtcagggctataggggacccaggcgttcagggctataggggacccaggcggcagggctataggggaccTGGGCGgcagggctataggggaccTGGGCGgcagggctataggggacccaggcgttcagggctataggggaccccGGGCGTtcagggctataggggacccggGCGgcagggctataggggacccggGCGTtcagggctataggggacccaggcgtt
Coding sequences within it:
- the LOC142051081 gene encoding uncharacterized protein LOC142051081 is translated as MGVPPTPNALAPLGCHPPPRPQTPRSSGRGLSVSASSPPPPPNPPPHRPAPPPPPVPSGAERSRAEPSGAERSRAEPSGAERCRAVPSGPERSRAEPSGSSHGHPHGGSDGRSFPVCGRWRLPPSLRSRVNTQGAAAGGGGGAGGEAQAGANRSVGIIPLQSEREAARAKDPFNYDYETLRLAGLVLAIAMFVLGVLIALSKKFKCKKAEPSPPDPRQPAKTPTPAATA